One segment of Acidobacteriota bacterium DNA contains the following:
- a CDS encoding efflux RND transporter periplasmic adaptor subunit, with protein MTHLARTLTLLPLAGALAAAGCSGSPPPKAALPAAAVSTTTVAAIELPDRLEAGGVVRARSSALLVSRIMAPVAEVRVSPGDRVRRGQLLVVLDGRDLSAQARRASAGVSVVEQASRAAESERQAAAAALALAQATHDRIAGLHERRSATTQELDEAVAALRAAEARAQGAAARVEEAGAGLATARAADDAAAVTASFARLTAPFDGVITEKLVEPGNMASPGTPLLRIEDTSGLEVEARLDESRASAVSPGSSVQVVFVADDGQERIVEGKVVEIARAVDSDSRAFRLKVGLPADAPARPGTFARLRFAGPSRPTVQVPLSSVVRRGQVTSIYTVDEGVVRLRLVSLGRVNADLVEVLSGVSAGDVVVVAPPPGLLDGQPAAGGRREGASR; from the coding sequence ATGACCCACCTCGCACGTACGCTGACGTTGCTGCCCCTCGCGGGCGCGCTCGCCGCGGCCGGCTGCAGTGGCAGCCCACCTCCCAAGGCCGCGCTGCCCGCCGCCGCGGTGTCGACGACGACGGTCGCCGCCATCGAGCTGCCAGATCGGCTCGAGGCGGGGGGCGTCGTGCGGGCGCGATCGAGTGCCCTGCTCGTGAGCCGTATCATGGCGCCTGTCGCCGAGGTGCGTGTGTCGCCGGGCGACCGCGTCCGCCGTGGCCAACTGCTCGTGGTGCTCGACGGTCGGGACCTGTCCGCGCAGGCCCGCCGGGCCTCGGCAGGCGTGTCGGTGGTCGAGCAGGCCTCGCGCGCCGCCGAGAGCGAGCGCCAGGCCGCGGCGGCCGCCCTCGCGCTGGCGCAGGCGACCCACGATCGCATCGCCGGGCTCCACGAACGGAGGTCCGCGACGACCCAGGAGCTCGACGAGGCCGTGGCGGCCCTCCGCGCGGCCGAGGCGCGCGCCCAGGGCGCCGCTGCCCGCGTCGAGGAGGCGGGGGCCGGCCTCGCGACCGCGCGCGCCGCCGACGACGCCGCGGCCGTGACGGCCTCGTTCGCGCGCCTCACGGCACCGTTTGATGGCGTCATCACCGAGAAGCTCGTCGAGCCGGGCAACATGGCGTCGCCCGGCACGCCGCTGCTGCGCATCGAGGACACGTCCGGCCTCGAAGTCGAAGCGCGTCTCGACGAATCGCGCGCGTCGGCCGTCTCGCCCGGCAGCAGCGTGCAGGTGGTGTTCGTTGCCGACGACGGGCAGGAGCGGATCGTGGAGGGGAAGGTCGTCGAGATCGCCCGCGCGGTCGACTCCGACAGCCGGGCCTTCCGCCTGAAGGTTGGTCTCCCGGCGGACGCGCCCGCGCGGCCGGGCACGTTCGCCCGCCTGCGGTTCGCCGGCCCCTCGCGGCCGACCGTGCAGGTGCCGCTCTCTTCCGTGGTGCGCCGCGGACAGGTGACGTCGATCTACACGGTCGACGAAGGCGTCGTGCGGCTCCGGCTCGTGAGCCTCGGCCGCGTGAACGCCGACCTGGTCGAGGTGCTCTCCGGCGTGAGCGCCGGTGACGTCGTCGTGGTCGCGCCGCCCCCGGGCCTGCTCGACGGGCAGCCGGCCGCCGGCGGACGCCGGGAAGGAGCCTCGCGATGA
- a CDS encoding TolC family protein: MRVPPILVVLALTAGLAASADADGLLTLEDAIARARGQHPDARSAVAAEREAEARLQQARAGWFPRVDYVEGWQRGDQPVFVFSSLLTQRRFTESNFLIESLNQPDPVNNFRTAFLVEQALFDGGATRAAVRAARAGRSLAASGRAQAEAALAEAATGAYGRVLLIEAQEAAAAAAVEAAEADAARARDRRDAGLVTDADVLALEVHLAQMREQHITASGEATVARAQLNQVIGAPLDARFSLVLPAAAESTAPDATGLDADALSRPEVQQARLRETIAAAAESAARGAYLPHVTFQGAYEFNGGTFGDRVSGWIVGAQVRVNLFKGLADAGRLMESREAAKRAALSREKAETDARVEVHAARARLDAATARERVGRMAVAQARETQRIVRDRYESGMATVTDVLRAAQATLQAEFQEIGARVDVLVRRAALDRARGRL, from the coding sequence ATGCGAGTGCCACCAATCCTCGTCGTCCTTGCTCTGACCGCCGGGCTGGCTGCATCCGCCGACGCCGACGGACTCCTCACCCTCGAAGACGCCATCGCCCGCGCGCGCGGTCAGCACCCGGACGCGCGCAGCGCCGTCGCGGCCGAGCGCGAGGCCGAGGCGCGCCTCCAGCAGGCCCGCGCCGGATGGTTTCCCAGGGTCGACTACGTGGAAGGCTGGCAGCGCGGCGACCAGCCGGTGTTCGTCTTCAGCTCGCTCCTGACGCAGCGGCGCTTCACCGAGAGCAACTTCCTGATCGAGTCGCTCAACCAACCCGACCCCGTGAACAACTTCCGCACGGCGTTCCTCGTCGAACAGGCGCTGTTCGACGGGGGCGCCACCCGCGCGGCCGTGCGGGCAGCCCGGGCCGGACGGAGCCTCGCGGCCTCGGGTCGCGCGCAGGCCGAGGCGGCGCTTGCCGAAGCCGCGACGGGCGCCTACGGCCGTGTGCTGCTCATCGAGGCCCAGGAGGCCGCCGCCGCTGCGGCCGTCGAGGCCGCAGAGGCTGACGCTGCCCGCGCTCGCGACCGGCGCGACGCCGGGCTCGTGACCGACGCGGACGTGCTGGCGCTCGAGGTGCACCTCGCCCAGATGCGCGAGCAACACATCACCGCGTCCGGGGAGGCTACGGTCGCGCGCGCACAGCTGAACCAGGTGATTGGGGCACCACTCGACGCCCGGTTCTCCCTGGTCCTGCCGGCCGCCGCGGAGTCCACCGCGCCCGACGCCACCGGGCTCGACGCCGACGCCCTGTCGCGGCCCGAGGTGCAGCAGGCCCGGCTCCGCGAGACGATCGCGGCCGCCGCCGAATCGGCGGCCCGCGGGGCGTATCTGCCCCACGTGACTTTTCAGGGAGCCTACGAGTTCAACGGCGGTACCTTCGGTGACCGCGTGTCGGGCTGGATCGTGGGCGCGCAGGTCAGGGTGAACCTCTTCAAGGGCCTCGCCGACGCCGGCCGGCTGATGGAGTCGCGCGAAGCCGCGAAGCGAGCCGCGCTCTCGCGCGAGAAGGCCGAAACGGATGCCCGCGTGGAGGTCCACGCGGCCCGGGCCCGGCTCGACGCCGCGACGGCCCGAGAGCGCGTGGGCCGCATGGCCGTCGCGCAGGCACGCGAAACCCAGCGCATCGTGCGCGACCGCTACGAGAGCGGCATGGCCACCGTGACCGACGTGCTTCGCGCGGCCCAGGCCACGCTGCAGGCCGAGTTCCAGGAGATCGGCGCACGCGTCGACGTCCTCGTGCGTCGCGCGGCACTCGATCGGGCCCGCGGCCGGCTGTAG
- a CDS encoding sigma-70 family RNA polymerase sigma factor, producing MTKSAGVHLKEQAAADGGREYARLVSAAAGGDRAALERLLMRAQEVAYRFSMLVCGHAEDAEDVMQEALIKTYRHVGRIREPGAFRPWLYKTVRNACLMRRRRRVDEPTSIASLDELMPSPEGGRPIDVPDRGRSPEDLAVNSRLRRRLREALARLPGPYRLVVFLREMEGLSTREVATVMRISEANVKTRLHRARLFLQQQLEDRR from the coding sequence GTGACGAAATCCGCCGGCGTGCATCTGAAGGAACAGGCCGCGGCCGACGGGGGCCGGGAGTATGCCAGGCTCGTGTCGGCGGCGGCGGGCGGAGATCGAGCGGCGCTCGAGCGCCTGCTGATGCGGGCGCAGGAAGTCGCCTACCGGTTCAGCATGCTCGTGTGCGGCCACGCCGAGGACGCGGAGGACGTCATGCAGGAAGCGCTCATCAAGACGTACCGGCACGTCGGCCGGATCCGGGAACCCGGCGCTTTCAGGCCCTGGCTGTACAAGACCGTGCGCAACGCCTGCCTGATGCGCCGTCGGCGACGGGTCGACGAGCCGACGTCGATCGCCTCGCTCGACGAGCTGATGCCGTCGCCCGAGGGTGGACGCCCCATCGACGTGCCGGATCGCGGCCGCTCGCCCGAGGATCTGGCGGTCAACAGCCGACTCCGGAGGCGTTTGCGCGAGGCGCTCGCGCGTCTGCCCGGGCCGTACCGCCTGGTGGTCTTCCTCCGGGAGATGGAAGGGTTGTCCACACGAGAGGTGGCGACGGTGATGCGGATCTCCGAGGCGAACGTCAAGACCCGGCTGCATCGGGCGCGCCTCTTCCTGCAGCAGCAGCTCGAGGACCGGCGATGA
- a CDS encoding zf-HC2 domain-containing protein, which produces MTRVAARRARCLDLLAELSSYIDGELSATRCRQIERHLEACPCCDDLAARLRRAVLVCRQAGQRHLPRAVRQRARERIEALLDGAASKTRPAGRTVTKRRGRGAGKA; this is translated from the coding sequence ATGACGCGCGTGGCGGCCCGCCGCGCGCGGTGCCTCGACCTGCTGGCCGAGCTCTCATCCTACATCGACGGGGAGCTGTCGGCCACCCGGTGCCGGCAGATCGAGCGCCACCTCGAGGCGTGTCCGTGCTGCGACGATCTCGCCGCGCGCCTGCGTCGCGCCGTGCTGGTGTGCCGGCAGGCCGGGCAGCGCCACCTGCCGCGTGCAGTGCGGCAGCGTGCGCGGGAGCGGATCGAGGCGTTGCTCGATGGCGCGGCGTCGAAGACCCGTCCGGCGGGGCGCACGGTGACGAAGCGCCGCGGGAGGGGTGCGGGCAAGGCGTGA
- a CDS encoding dihydroorotate dehydrogenase-like protein, whose product MNLSTHYLGLPLAHPFMTGASPLVGRLDLVRQLEDAGAAAITMHSIFEEQIAMEQVATVRHIETHAEAYAEALSYFPAPDDYALGPESYLEQIRRIKSMVDVPVIGSLNGSTGRGWVEYAKLIEQAGADAIELNVYFLATDANETSASIEARVVNIAGSVKEAVSIPVAVKLSPFFTSLPHLARNLDAVGTDGLVLFNRFYQPDIDVEALDVAPRLQLSDSSELLLRLRWLAILAGRVRASLAATGGIHTGLDAIKAVMAGASGIQLVSVILNHGPEKLREIHREFVRWMEDHEYESVGQMCGSMSLERCPDPAAFERANYTRILQTWRV is encoded by the coding sequence ATGAACCTCTCGACCCACTACCTCGGATTGCCCCTGGCCCACCCGTTCATGACGGGCGCCTCACCTCTCGTCGGTCGCCTCGACCTGGTGCGACAGCTCGAAGACGCGGGCGCGGCGGCCATCACCATGCACTCGATCTTCGAAGAGCAGATCGCCATGGAGCAGGTCGCCACCGTGCGTCACATCGAGACGCACGCCGAGGCCTACGCCGAAGCCCTGTCGTACTTCCCCGCTCCCGACGACTACGCGCTCGGGCCCGAGTCGTACCTGGAGCAGATCCGTCGGATCAAGTCGATGGTCGACGTGCCCGTCATCGGGTCGCTCAACGGGTCGACGGGGCGGGGCTGGGTCGAGTACGCCAAGTTGATCGAACAGGCGGGCGCCGACGCAATCGAGCTGAACGTCTACTTCCTCGCCACCGACGCCAACGAGACCAGCGCGTCGATCGAGGCGCGGGTGGTCAACATCGCGGGCTCGGTGAAGGAGGCCGTGTCCATCCCCGTGGCGGTGAAGCTCTCGCCGTTCTTCACCTCGCTGCCCCACCTCGCCCGCAACCTCGACGCGGTCGGCACCGACGGCCTCGTGCTCTTCAACCGCTTCTACCAGCCGGACATCGACGTCGAGGCCCTCGACGTCGCCCCGAGACTGCAGCTGTCGGACTCGTCGGAGCTCCTGCTCCGCCTGCGCTGGCTGGCGATCCTTGCCGGCCGGGTCAGGGCCTCGCTCGCAGCGACCGGAGGCATCCACACCGGCCTCGATGCCATCAAGGCCGTCATGGCGGGTGCCAGCGGCATCCAGCTCGTGTCGGTCATCCTCAATCATGGTCCCGAGAAACTGCGGGAGATCCATCGCGAGTTCGTGCGCTGGATGGAAGATCACGAATACGAGTCGGTCGGGCAGATGTGCGGCAGCATGAGCCTCGAGCGCTGTCCCGACCCGGCCGCCTTCGAGCGCGCGAACTACACCAGAATCCTGCAGACCTGGCGGGTCTGA
- the nifJ gene encoding pyruvate:ferredoxin (flavodoxin) oxidoreductase has product MKPTWITIDGNEAAASVAHRTNEVIAIYPITPSSNMGELADEWSAKGKTNIWGNVPEVTEMQSEAGAIGAVHGALQAGALSTTFTASQGLLLMIPNLYKIAGELTSFCMHVAARTVATHALSIFGDHSDVMSCRQTGIALLGSGSVQEAHDFALIGQAATLRTRIPFLHFFDGFRTSHEVQKIAYLSDDDLRFMLPDDLVAAHRARALTPDRPVLRGTAQNPDVFFQAREACNSFYAACPEVVQEVMDQFAARTGRQYRLFDYHGHPEAERVIVIMGSGLETVQSTVDWLVAKGERVGLLKVRLCRPFAPGALLAALPPTVRALAVLDRTKEPGALGDPLYLDVVTALHEARTTGRSPFAAEPKVVGGRYGLSSKEFTPAMVVRVFEEAAREMPRNHFTVGITDDVTHLSLPWDNELDIEPASVVRGVFFGLGADGTVGANKNSIKIIGEGTDLWAQGYFVYDSKKSGAVTISHLRMGPDPIRSPYLVKNAQFVACHQFVFLEKYDVLSYAAPGAVFLLNSPFGPDEVWNELPREVQQQIIEKKLRFYVIDGYTVAKHTGMGTRINTIMQTCFFAISGVLPREEAIAHIKDTIEKTYGKRGAEVVRKNYAAVDETLAHLHEVLVPAAATSSKFMPPIVSDAAPDFVKRVSAVIYAGKGDLLPVSAFPIDGTWPTATAQWEKRNIALEIPEWDAKLCIQCNKCALVCPHAAIRAKVYAPDGLEGAPATFKAVDFKGNEFKGMKYTIQVAPEDCTGCTLCVMVCPAKDKSNPKHKAIDMVPQAPLRVPERDNYAFFLALPEADRTKVKLDVKGAQFLQPLFEYSGACSGCGETPYVKLMTQLFGDRLLIANATGCSSIYGGNLPTTPYAVDPCGRGPAWSNSLFEDTAEFGLGFRLAVDTQQAQARVLVTELATVVGEGLAEALLGADQSTEAGIAAQRDRVAAMRRALDGQGSPEAQRLAEIADYLVKKSVWIVGGDGWAYDIGYGGLDHVLSLGKDVNILVLDTEVYSNTGGQQSKATPLGAAAKFAMAGKGVGKKDLGLMALAYGHVYVAQIAFGAKDTQTMRAFLEAESFPGPSVIIAFSHCIAHGYDMAYGLDQQKLAVDTGYWPLYRYDPRQAGPGQSAFRLDSATPKLDLGKYMRNETRFRLVEQQDPERFGELLKRAQAQADRRFALYTELAGPTSAMTDGPAPPPGGSQ; this is encoded by the coding sequence ATGAAGCCCACCTGGATCACCATCGACGGCAACGAGGCTGCTGCGTCCGTTGCGCATCGGACGAACGAAGTCATCGCCATCTACCCCATCACGCCGTCGTCCAACATGGGCGAACTCGCCGACGAGTGGTCGGCGAAGGGCAAGACCAACATCTGGGGCAACGTGCCGGAAGTGACCGAGATGCAGTCGGAGGCCGGCGCGATCGGGGCCGTGCACGGCGCACTGCAGGCCGGGGCCCTCTCGACGACGTTCACGGCGAGCCAGGGGCTGCTGCTGATGATCCCCAATCTCTACAAGATTGCGGGCGAGCTGACGTCGTTCTGCATGCACGTGGCGGCTCGGACCGTCGCGACGCACGCGCTCTCGATTTTCGGCGACCACTCCGACGTGATGAGCTGCCGTCAGACGGGGATCGCGTTGCTCGGGTCCGGGTCGGTGCAGGAGGCCCACGACTTCGCGCTCATCGGCCAGGCGGCAACGCTCCGCACCCGCATCCCCTTCCTGCACTTTTTCGACGGCTTCCGCACGTCGCACGAAGTCCAGAAGATCGCGTATCTCTCCGACGACGACCTGCGGTTCATGCTGCCGGACGATCTCGTCGCCGCACATCGGGCGCGAGCCCTGACGCCGGATCGGCCGGTCCTTCGCGGCACGGCCCAGAACCCCGACGTCTTCTTCCAGGCGCGCGAGGCCTGCAACAGCTTCTACGCGGCGTGCCCGGAGGTCGTGCAGGAGGTGATGGACCAGTTCGCGGCACGCACCGGCCGGCAGTACCGCCTGTTCGACTACCACGGGCACCCCGAGGCCGAGCGGGTCATCGTGATCATGGGCTCGGGCCTCGAGACCGTCCAGAGCACGGTCGACTGGCTGGTCGCGAAGGGTGAGCGGGTCGGCTTGCTGAAGGTCCGGCTGTGCCGCCCGTTCGCGCCGGGCGCGTTGCTCGCGGCGCTGCCACCGACGGTCCGCGCGCTCGCCGTGCTCGACCGGACGAAGGAGCCGGGCGCGCTCGGCGATCCGCTCTATCTCGACGTCGTCACCGCGCTGCACGAGGCCCGGACGACCGGGCGATCGCCCTTCGCGGCCGAACCGAAGGTCGTCGGCGGCCGGTACGGGCTGTCGTCGAAGGAGTTCACCCCCGCGATGGTCGTGCGGGTGTTCGAGGAGGCGGCACGGGAGATGCCGCGCAACCACTTCACCGTCGGCATCACCGACGACGTGACGCACCTCTCGCTGCCGTGGGACAACGAGCTCGACATCGAGCCCGCGTCGGTCGTCCGCGGGGTGTTCTTCGGGCTCGGGGCCGACGGCACGGTGGGGGCGAACAAGAACTCGATCAAGATCATCGGCGAGGGCACCGACCTCTGGGCGCAGGGCTATTTCGTCTACGACTCGAAGAAGTCGGGGGCCGTCACGATCTCGCACCTGCGGATGGGCCCGGACCCCATCCGGTCGCCGTACCTCGTGAAGAACGCCCAGTTCGTGGCCTGTCACCAGTTCGTCTTCCTGGAGAAGTACGACGTCCTGTCGTACGCGGCGCCTGGCGCCGTGTTCCTGCTCAACAGCCCCTTCGGGCCCGACGAGGTGTGGAACGAGCTCCCGCGCGAGGTCCAGCAGCAGATCATCGAGAAGAAGCTCCGGTTCTACGTCATCGACGGCTATACCGTGGCCAAGCACACGGGCATGGGCACGCGCATCAACACGATCATGCAGACGTGCTTCTTCGCGATCTCCGGCGTCCTCCCGCGCGAGGAGGCCATCGCGCACATCAAGGACACCATCGAGAAGACCTACGGCAAGCGCGGCGCGGAGGTCGTGCGCAAGAACTACGCGGCCGTCGACGAGACACTGGCGCACCTGCACGAGGTGCTCGTGCCGGCGGCGGCCACCTCGTCGAAGTTCATGCCACCGATCGTGTCGGACGCGGCGCCCGACTTCGTGAAGCGGGTCTCGGCCGTCATCTATGCCGGCAAGGGCGACCTGCTGCCGGTGTCGGCCTTCCCGATCGATGGCACGTGGCCCACGGCGACGGCTCAGTGGGAGAAGCGCAACATCGCGCTCGAGATTCCCGAGTGGGACGCGAAGCTCTGCATCCAGTGCAACAAGTGCGCGCTGGTCTGCCCGCACGCGGCGATTCGCGCCAAGGTGTACGCGCCGGACGGCCTCGAGGGAGCGCCGGCGACGTTCAAGGCGGTCGACTTCAAGGGCAACGAGTTCAAGGGCATGAAGTACACCATCCAGGTGGCGCCCGAGGACTGCACCGGGTGCACGCTCTGCGTCATGGTGTGCCCGGCCAAGGACAAGTCGAACCCCAAGCACAAGGCGATCGACATGGTGCCCCAGGCGCCCCTGCGGGTCCCCGAGCGTGACAACTACGCGTTCTTCCTCGCACTGCCCGAAGCCGACCGCACGAAGGTGAAGCTCGACGTGAAGGGGGCGCAGTTCCTGCAGCCGCTGTTCGAGTACTCGGGCGCGTGCTCCGGCTGCGGCGAGACGCCGTACGTGAAGCTGATGACGCAGCTCTTCGGCGACCGACTGCTCATCGCCAACGCGACGGGGTGCTCGTCGATCTACGGCGGAAACCTGCCCACGACGCCTTACGCGGTCGACCCGTGCGGCCGGGGACCGGCCTGGTCGAACTCACTCTTCGAGGACACCGCCGAGTTCGGGCTCGGCTTCCGCCTGGCCGTCGACACGCAGCAGGCGCAGGCGCGCGTGCTCGTCACCGAGCTCGCGACGGTCGTCGGCGAAGGGCTCGCCGAGGCCCTGCTCGGTGCCGATCAGTCCACGGAGGCCGGCATCGCCGCGCAGCGCGATCGCGTCGCGGCCATGCGCCGCGCCCTCGACGGCCAGGGCTCGCCGGAGGCGCAGCGCCTCGCGGAGATCGCCGATTACCTCGTGAAGAAGAGTGTCTGGATCGTCGGCGGCGATGGCTGGGCCTACGACATCGGGTACGGCGGCCTCGATCACGTGCTGTCGCTGGGGAAGGACGTGAACATCCTGGTGCTCGACACCGAGGTCTACTCGAACACCGGAGGGCAGCAGTCGAAGGCGACGCCGCTCGGTGCGGCCGCCAAGTTCGCGATGGCCGGCAAGGGCGTCGGCAAGAAGGACCTGGGCCTGATGGCGCTCGCCTACGGTCACGTGTACGTGGCGCAGATCGCCTTCGGCGCCAAGGACACCCAGACGATGCGGGCCTTCCTCGAGGCCGAGTCGTTCCCAGGGCCGTCGGTCATCATCGCGTTCAGCCACTGCATCGCGCATGGGTACGACATGGCGTACGGTCTCGATCAGCAGAAGCTCGCGGTCGACACCGGGTACTGGCCGCTCTACCGCTACGACCCGCGCCAGGCCGGCCCGGGACAGAGTGCCTTCCGGCTCGACTCGGCGACGCCGAAGCTCGACCTCGGCAAATACATGCGCAACGAGACCCGGTTCCGTCTGGTCGAACAGCAGGATCCCGAGCGCTTCGGTGAACTGCTGAAGCGCGCGCAGGCGCAGGCCGACAGGCGTTTTGCCCTCTACACCGAGTTGGCTGGGCCGACGAGCGCGATGACCGATGGCCCGGCGCCGCCGCCCGGCGGGAGCCAGTAG
- a CDS encoding DUF4920 domain-containing protein yields the protein MMTWNMWGSLVVAVAVAGGVPAAGEGQKYGDGVTLTEATSIQQLFAAPEAHLGQTVRVDGIVSAVCENMGCWIELKEPGDGPGIRFKVDDGVIVFPMSAKGKRASAQGVFEKIDPVAEAEHHAAHAAEAAGEHAGHAAAADSPAALYRVKATGAVVY from the coding sequence ATGATGACGTGGAACATGTGGGGATCGCTCGTGGTGGCAGTGGCCGTGGCTGGGGGCGTGCCGGCCGCGGGCGAGGGGCAGAAGTACGGCGATGGCGTCACGCTGACCGAGGCGACGTCGATCCAGCAGCTGTTTGCGGCACCGGAAGCGCACCTCGGCCAGACCGTGCGGGTCGACGGGATCGTCTCGGCGGTGTGCGAGAACATGGGCTGCTGGATCGAGTTGAAGGAGCCTGGTGACGGCCCGGGCATCCGCTTCAAGGTCGACGACGGGGTGATCGTGTTCCCGATGAGCGCGAAAGGGAAGCGGGCATCGGCCCAGGGCGTGTTCGAGAAGATCGACCCGGTCGCCGAGGCCGAACACCACGCGGCGCACGCCGCCGAGGCCGCCGGCGAGCACGCCGGGCACGCGGCCGCCGCCGACTCGCCAGCCGCGCTGTATCGGGTGAAGGCCACCGGGGCCGTCGTGTACTGA
- a CDS encoding rhomboid family intramembrane serine protease: MGLLSRQTSGSVVCTSCGSLVGVNDETCYNCGRRNPGLWGYAPVIRRLGADLGFVKLILIVSVGLYVVSLLLSGSNIGMGGFFSLLSPNPLVLFFFGASGGIPVFGYGRWWTVLSAGWLHASLLHVAFNMMWVRQLAPATAELFGPGRLVIIYTIGGIAGFALSTAAWAVPLVPFLRGAGFTVGASAPVFGLLGALVCYGRRSGSQVVHSQALSWALLLGIFGLIMPGIDNYAHAGGFIGGYAAARVLDPLKPERLDHVVIALVCLVATAVAVVASMVHGVQFLP; encoded by the coding sequence GTGGGACTGCTTTCACGCCAGACGAGCGGGTCGGTCGTCTGCACCTCGTGCGGCTCGCTCGTCGGCGTGAACGACGAGACCTGCTACAACTGCGGCCGGCGCAACCCCGGCCTGTGGGGGTACGCGCCGGTCATCCGCCGGCTCGGGGCCGATCTGGGCTTCGTGAAGCTCATCCTGATCGTCTCCGTCGGTCTCTACGTGGTGAGCCTGCTGCTCTCGGGCAGCAACATCGGCATGGGCGGGTTCTTCTCGTTGCTCTCGCCCAACCCGCTCGTCCTGTTCTTCTTCGGAGCGAGTGGAGGGATTCCGGTCTTCGGCTACGGCCGATGGTGGACGGTGCTCAGCGCGGGCTGGCTCCACGCGAGCCTCCTCCACGTGGCCTTCAACATGATGTGGGTCCGGCAGTTGGCACCCGCCACGGCCGAGCTCTTCGGGCCGGGCCGGCTGGTCATCATCTACACCATTGGGGGCATCGCCGGCTTCGCGCTGAGCACGGCGGCCTGGGCCGTGCCGCTCGTGCCGTTCCTCCGCGGCGCGGGGTTCACCGTCGGGGCGTCGGCGCCCGTCTTCGGCCTGCTCGGTGCGCTCGTGTGTTACGGGCGTCGCAGCGGCAGCCAGGTCGTCCACAGCCAGGCCTTGAGCTGGGCGCTGCTGCTCGGCATCTTCGGCTTGATCATGCCCGGCATCGACAACTACGCCCACGCGGGAGGCTTCATCGGCGGGTACGCGGCCGCGCGCGTGCTCGACCCCCTGAAGCCGGAGCGTCTCGATCACGTGGTCATCGCGCTCGTGTGCCTGGTGGCGACGGCGGTGGCCGTCGTCGCGTCGATGGTTCACGGGGTGCAGTTCCTGCCCTGA
- a CDS encoding peptidase M64, which translates to MSRRVAALSLCTVLSLLGLAAHTQGPAPAATAPATAFDAAFTGRTMRVDYFHTGRAGERLITLDRIVDDGVWAGSRTRLIDDTNLGKFLVEVIDRATNQVVFSRGFASLYGEWETTPEARSEWRTFHDSLRFPWPVNPVQVVIKRREADQGFREIWSTLVDPASRFVNQAPPVPRGRLWTVFEHGSPATKVDLLIIGEGYTEAELPKFHAQVRHLVDALFATEPFKTRRADFNVRALDLPSETSGVHRPQAGTSRRTPLSAEYNIFDSERYLLVQDNRALREAASVAPYDFLQIFVNEEHYGGGGIFGAHATAAAGNAFAEYLFIHEFGHHFAALADEYYTSDVAYATGGTEHAEPWEPNVTALKDPQRLKWADLVTPGTPLPTPWPKSEFEAAQREYQQTRRELRAAGAPEHEMTALFERQRARETTLLGQGPHAGIVGAFEGASYEAVGLYRPAADCLMFSRNDVGFCPVCQRGIERVIDLYSR; encoded by the coding sequence ATGTCACGCCGCGTGGCCGCCCTGTCGCTCTGCACCGTCCTGTCACTCCTCGGTCTCGCGGCGCACACGCAGGGGCCCGCTCCGGCCGCCACGGCGCCCGCCACCGCGTTCGACGCGGCGTTCACCGGACGGACCATGCGGGTCGACTACTTCCACACCGGTCGCGCCGGTGAGCGCCTCATCACCCTCGATCGGATCGTCGACGACGGCGTGTGGGCCGGCAGCCGCACCCGCCTCATCGACGACACGAACCTCGGGAAGTTCCTCGTCGAGGTGATCGATCGGGCCACGAACCAGGTGGTGTTCTCTCGTGGGTTCGCGTCGCTGTACGGCGAATGGGAAACGACGCCGGAGGCGCGAAGCGAGTGGCGCACCTTCCACGACAGCCTGCGGTTCCCGTGGCCGGTCAATCCCGTGCAGGTGGTGATCAAGCGCCGCGAGGCCGACCAGGGCTTCCGCGAGATCTGGTCGACGCTCGTCGACCCCGCGTCGCGTTTCGTGAACCAGGCGCCGCCGGTGCCGCGAGGCCGCCTCTGGACGGTGTTCGAGCACGGGTCGCCGGCGACCAAGGTCGACCTGCTCATCATCGGCGAGGGGTACACCGAGGCGGAGCTGCCGAAGTTCCACGCACAGGTCCGGCACCTGGTCGACGCACTCTTCGCCACGGAGCCATTCAAGACGCGTCGCGCAGATTTCAACGTCCGTGCGCTCGACCTGCCGTCCGAGACGTCCGGGGTGCATCGCCCTCAGGCCGGGACCTCCCGGCGCACCCCGCTCTCGGCCGAATACAACATCTTCGACAGCGAGCGATATCTTCTCGTGCAGGACAACCGCGCCCTGCGCGAGGCGGCCTCGGTCGCGCCCTACGACTTCCTCCAGATCTTCGTCAACGAGGAGCACTACGGCGGCGGCGGCATCTTCGGGGCGCATGCCACGGCGGCCGCGGGCAACGCCTTCGCCGAATACTTGTTCATCCACGAGTTCGGTCACCACTTCGCCGCGCTCGCCGACGAGTACTACACGTCGGATGTCGCCTATGCCACCGGCGGCACCGAGCACGCCGAGCCATGGGAGCCGAACGTCACGGCCCTGAAGGACCCGCAACGCCTCAAGTGGGCCGACCTCGTGACGCCGGGCACCCCCCTGCCCACCCCGTGGCCGAAGAGCGAGTTCGAGGCCGCCCAGCGGGAGTACCAGCAGACGCGGCGGGAACTGCGCGCCGCCGGCGCGCCCGAGCACGAGATGACGGCGCTGTTCGAACGACAGCGGGCACGCGAAACGACCCTGCTCGGCCAGGGGCCTCACGCCGGTATCGTCGGCGCGTTCGAGGGCGCGAGCTACGAAGCCGTGGGCCTGTACCGTCCCGCAGCGGACTGCCTGATGTTCAGCCGGAACGACGTCGGCTTCTGCCCGGTGTGCCAGCGGGGCATCGAACGGGTCATCGACCTGTACTCCCGGTAG